Proteins from one Chitinophaga oryzae genomic window:
- a CDS encoding DoxX family protein, producing MRKLFSTGYTGGAVSFSMLILRLMFGGLLLLHGWPKLINFAAKMNTFPDPLGVGHKFSLGMTVFAEVFCSVFLMLGLLTRLAAVPLVICMSVILGMVHKADLLAFNFDKIELPLMYLTAFLVVLFTGPGKFSVDGALGK from the coding sequence ATGAGAAAACTATTCTCAACCGGCTATACCGGCGGTGCCGTGAGCTTCTCTATGCTGATATTGCGACTGATGTTCGGCGGCCTGTTGTTATTGCACGGATGGCCCAAACTGATCAATTTTGCTGCCAAAATGAATACTTTCCCCGATCCTTTGGGGGTAGGGCACAAATTTTCATTGGGGATGACCGTTTTTGCAGAAGTTTTCTGTTCCGTTTTTCTCATGCTCGGCCTGCTGACCAGGCTGGCCGCCGTGCCGCTCGTGATCTGCATGTCCGTGATCCTTGGAATGGTGCACAAGGCGGACCTGCTGGCTTTTAATTTTGATAAGATCGAGCTGCCGCTGATGTACCTGACGGCTTTCCTGGTAGTGCTGTTTACCGGCCCGGGCAAGTTCTCTGTCGACGGCGCACTGGGCAAATAA